From a single Phalacrocorax carbo chromosome 10, bPhaCar2.1, whole genome shotgun sequence genomic region:
- the ANTKMT gene encoding adenine nucleotide translocase lysine N-methyltransferase isoform X1, with protein MEPGEPGEPAWDRHGEGALGGRALLELAAATGVAAWATWAALLMPGFRRVPLRLQVPYQPSGPRQVANALALLRGRSGKTVDLGSGDGRLVVEAYKQGLSPAVGYELNPWLLCLSNYRAWKAGYHGKVSFLKKDLWKVNLSDCYNVIVFLAPSVKPPLAAKLLAELPDEARVVAGRFPFPSWTPTSTLGQGMEQVWAYDMKEVRRAAQREALSHSSLIKPGIRGQQL; from the exons ATGGAGCCGGGGGAGCCCGGGGAGCCGGCGTGGGATCGCCATGGGGAGGGGGCGTTGGGCGGGAGGGCGCTGCTGGAGCTGGCGGCCGCCACCGGGGTGGCCGCCTGGGCCACCTGGGCCGCTCTGCTGATGCCCGGCTTCCGCCGGGTCCCCCTGCGGCTGCAG GTGCCCTACCAGCCCTCCGGCCCCCGGCAAGTGGCGAACGCCCTGGCGCTGCTGCGGGGCCGCTCGGGGAAGACGGTGGATCTGGGATCGGGAGATGGACGGCTC gtGGTAGAGGCTTATAAGCAAGGCCTCAGCCCAGCCGTTGGCTATGAGCTCAACCCCTGGCTGCTGTGTCTCTCGAACTACCGGGCCTGGAAGGCTGGGTACCATGGGAAggtttccttcctgaagaaagaTCTGTGGAAG gTGAATCTTTCAGATTGCTACAATGTGATCGTGTTCCTGGCCCCCAGTGTG AAACCTCCCCTAGCTGCCAAGCTCCTTGCAGAACTCCCTGACGAAGCCCGGGTGGTGGCTGGAcgcttcccctttccctcctggACCCCCACCAGCACCCTTGGGCAGGGGATGGAGCAAGTCTGGGCCTATGACATGAAGGAGGTGCGGCGAGCAGCACAGAGAGAAGCCCTGTCTCACAGCAGCCTCATTAAGCCTGGCATTAGGGGTCAGCAGCTGTAG
- the ANTKMT gene encoding adenine nucleotide translocase lysine N-methyltransferase isoform X2, translating into MEPGEPGEPAWDRHGEGALGGRALLELAAATGVAAWATWAALLMPGFRRVPLRLQVVEAYKQGLSPAVGYELNPWLLCLSNYRAWKAGYHGKVSFLKKDLWKVNLSDCYNVIVFLAPSVKPPLAAKLLAELPDEARVVAGRFPFPSWTPTSTLGQGMEQVWAYDMKEVRRAAQREALSHSSLIKPGIRGQQL; encoded by the exons ATGGAGCCGGGGGAGCCCGGGGAGCCGGCGTGGGATCGCCATGGGGAGGGGGCGTTGGGCGGGAGGGCGCTGCTGGAGCTGGCGGCCGCCACCGGGGTGGCCGCCTGGGCCACCTGGGCCGCTCTGCTGATGCCCGGCTTCCGCCGGGTCCCCCTGCGGCTGCAG gtGGTAGAGGCTTATAAGCAAGGCCTCAGCCCAGCCGTTGGCTATGAGCTCAACCCCTGGCTGCTGTGTCTCTCGAACTACCGGGCCTGGAAGGCTGGGTACCATGGGAAggtttccttcctgaagaaagaTCTGTGGAAG gTGAATCTTTCAGATTGCTACAATGTGATCGTGTTCCTGGCCCCCAGTGTG AAACCTCCCCTAGCTGCCAAGCTCCTTGCAGAACTCCCTGACGAAGCCCGGGTGGTGGCTGGAcgcttcccctttccctcctggACCCCCACCAGCACCCTTGGGCAGGGGATGGAGCAAGTCTGGGCCTATGACATGAAGGAGGTGCGGCGAGCAGCACAGAGAGAAGCCCTGTCTCACAGCAGCCTCATTAAGCCTGGCATTAGGGGTCAGCAGCTGTAG